TCTTCTTCTGATTCCTAAGTTTTTCGGCAGTATCACAGGAAGGGGAACTGATTCTGTTCCTTTCTGGGGTAAGGAGGTGGGATATTATTATTGGGAGACGGCTTGCTATTTGGGAGTAATACCTCTGCTCTTTGCTCTTTTCGGAATAATATTTTGGCAGAAAAAGGAGAAGCGCTTCTTTATCATTTTAGCTCTTCTCACCCTTTTGGCCGGATTGGGTAAATATACCCCCTTTTACAAATTCATATTTCGTTTCCTTCCTGGTTTCGACCGTTTTCGGATTCCGGCTCGATTCGTTGGTTTATTCACTTTCAGTATGGCTACTTTGGCGGGATTGGGAATGGAGTCTTTCTCCCAAGCAGACTGGGAAAGGGTGGCTAATTTCTGGAAATTTCTTTTGGCATTTCTCTGCTTGATACTTTTCTTTTGGTTTTTATTCCTTCTCGGGGCCTTCCGGGGTTTAAGCCAATTTTTAAAAGTTCCCGTAGTGGAGAGAAATATCAATAAGCAATTTGGCATCTTTTTTGTTTTTCTTCTTATTGGAATTGTTCTTTTCTTGGGGAAAAAATTTTTCGGAAAGAGAAAAGGGAAAGATTTCCTTTTTCTCCGGGCAGGTTTGAGCATTCTGGCAATTTTCTTTACTTTTCTTGATCTCTATTTTTTCGGTAAAGATTTCAACCTCGGTCCTTATAGTTCAGAGGATTATTATCCCCAAAATCAGAATGTGCGTTTTTTAAAAAACGAAAGGGAGAGAGAAATCTTTCGCGTCAATGCTCGGAAGGGGCGGTATATGATATTAAAGAGAAATGAAGGAATGATTCACGGATTGGAACTCTTAGAAGGTTATACCCCTTTGGGTTTAGCGGATTATGCGACATTTGATGTGCCGTTAACAAAGAAATGCGATTTATTGAATGCGAAATATAAAATAAGGGTTGATGAGTTGAAAAGGAAAATGGAATTGGTATCAAATCCAACTTATCTTCCCCGTTTTTGTTTTTTCTATCAATATTTGGTGGAACCAAATCGGAAGCGAATTTTAGAAATTCTTTCCGATGATAATTTTGACCACAATCATATTTTAATCTTAGAAAAGGAGCCGAGCCTTTTTAATTCGGGAAGGGAGGTTAAATTTCCCGATTCGGTAAGGAATTGGATAAAGGTTTTGCGTATGGAAAATGACCGGATGGAACTAAAAGTGTATACCGAAGAACCGGGTCTTTTTTTTCTCTCTGAGGTCTATTATCCAAACTGGCGGGTGAAGGTTGATGGGCAAGAGAGGGAAATTTACCGTGCGGATTATTGTTTAAGGGCAGTGCCTCTGGATAAGGGGGAACACCATTTACTTTTTTATTATGATACGAAGACCTTAAAATTTGGTGCCGGTCTCAGTTTTTTAACCTTAATTTTTACCCTCGCTTTGTTATTTTGGGAAAAGAGGAGGAGAGGATAATATGTTCTTCTTTCCTTTATCTTTTTTGCTCTTTTTTGCTTTCTTATTACTTTTACCCTTTCTTTTCCTTTTGTTCCAGCTCGGGATAATTAATCTTGCCTTTGCTAAGTTGGGCTTACCTTCGGAGGTTGGCTTCCTGTTTTTCTTCTTCTCCCTGATTGGGAGCGCGATAAATCTGCCACTGGTCCGCAAGGAGATTGAGGTAGAGGAGGAGATCTCTTTTTCCGAAATTTTTTATCTCTTCTATCGTCTTCCGAAAAAGGTTTTTCGGGAAAGGATAATTGCGGTTAATCTTGGGGGGTGTATTCTACCGTTGCTTCTCTCTTTGTATCTTCTCACCCGGGCATCGTTTTCCGCAGTCGTGATTTGCACTATTCTGATGACCTTGATTGCTAAGTTTTTAAGCCGGCCGGTTAGAGGATTGGGGATTGTGATGCCGGCTTTTATCCCACCGATATTTTCGGCAATTCTGGCTTTAATTTTTTCCCGGAGTAATCCGGCACCAGTTGCTTATATCTCTGGTGTCTTTGGAGTACTCATCGGAGCAGATTTACTGAACCTTCATAAATTAGAAGAAGTTGGGGCAGGGATGCTCTCCATTGGTGGGGCAGGGGTATTTGATGGCATTTACTTAGTTGGAATAATTGCGGTCTTAATCGCTTAAAAAGAAATTTTTGCCAATTCCTCTTGCCTTTTTACCTTTTTTTTGTATTCTTAATTATGATTTATATCATTCTTTTAATTTTATTAGGCGTAATAATTTTTTTAATTCTCTATCTTCTTTTAAAGAAAGAATCAGGGATAAAGTCAAGCGAATTTCTCCAATTACTGCAGGAGCAAATTTCGTCTTTACGCCAGGAGATGAGCCAAAACTTTGCTACCTTCCTCAATTCTCTCCAGCAGACCACCGGACAAGTCAATACCCGGTTAGACAATGCAGCGGCGGTCATTCGGGATGTGAGTAAGAGTTTAGGGATTTTACAAGAAGGAACCCGGCAGGTTTTGGAGATCGGTAAAGAGATCTCTCGCCTTCAGGAGATTTTGCGGGCACCAAAAGCACGGGGCGTTTTGGGTGAACTCTTTTTAGAAGAACTATTAACTCAATTATATTTTCCCGCGGATGCCTACCGAATGCAATATGGGTTTAAGAGTGGGGAGAAATGCGATGCCGTGCTTATTTTGGGTGGGAAACTACTGCCGATTGATGCTAAATTTCCCCTGGAGGGTTTCAAAAGGATACTGGATACGGAGGAGAAAGATGAGCGAAAAAAACGGAGAAGAGAGTTCTCCCAGCAAGTTAAAAGACATATCGATGATATCGCTCGCAAATATATACGACCTGAGGAAGGGACATTTGACTTCGCCTTGATGTATATCCCGGCGGAGAATGTTTATTACGAGATGATAATTAAAGAGGAAGGGGAAGAAAGCCTTTCTTCCTATGCCTTAAACAAGAAAGTGATTCCTGTTTCTCCTAACAGTTTCTATGCTTATCTCCAGGCGATTCTTTTTGGGTTAAGGGGATTGGCGATTGAAAAACGGGCGGAAGAGATCCTCTCATCTATTAATAACCTTTCTTTGGAATTCTCTCGCTTTCGGGAAGATTTTGAAACCTTGGGGAAGCATATCGCTAACGCCTTTAATAAGTATCAGGAGGTGGATAAGAAAATCTCCCGCTTGGAGGAGAGATTCTCCCAAACTAAAACAATCGGGAGGGAAGAGAAAATTTCTTTACCGCCGTCAAATTAGGGGGGTCTTTTTAATCCGTATTTTGCCATTAGACGATAGAGATGGCGGCGACTAATTCCTAACTTTTGAGCGGATTTAGTTATATCCCACTGATTCGTTTGTAGGGTATTTAAGATAATTTCTCTTTCCGATTCCCCAATCTCTTTTTTCACTTTTGTCTTAATTGCTTTCAATTCTGGCCTTTTGTCTTCCTGAGGAAGGAATTGTAAATGGGGCGGTAAATCAGAATTGGTAATCACTTCTCCTTGGGCTAAAATTATTGCCCTTTCCAACACATTCTCTAACTCCCGGATGTTACCGGGCCAGTGGTAACGGAAAAATTTATCCATTACCTCTTCGGTTACCCCTTGGCAAGACTTCTGAAATTCATTGTTGTACTTTTTAATAAAGTAATCAACTAAAAGGGGAATGTCTTCCTTCCTTTCCCGAAGAGGGGGGAGGGAGAGGGAGACGACATTTAAGCGGTAGAGGAGGTCTTCGCGAAATTTGCCTTCTTTCACATTTTTTTCCAAGTCCTGGTTGGTAGCAGCGATAATTCGGACATCGGTTTCAATCGTTTTTCTTCCTCCGACCTTTTCAAACTTTTTCTCCTGTAAGACCCTAAGAATCTTAGCCTGGAGGGAAAGGGTCATATCTCCAATTTCGTCTAAGAAAATAGTTCCCCCCGAAGCCAGTTCGAACTTCCCCTTCTTTTCCGTCACCCCGGTAGCGGTTCCTTTTTCCACGCCAAAGAGTTCGCTTTCCAAAAGGGTTTCCGGGATGGCGGCACAATTGATGGCGACAAATGGCTTATCGGGACCAAAGGAGAGATTGTGGATACAACGGGCAATCAGTTCTTTACCGGTGCCGCTTTCTCCTTGAATCAGGATAGAAACTTTGGTGGGCGCCACTTTTTTAATTATGGCAAAAACTTCGCGCATCTTGGCAGTTTTACCGATGATGCCTTCAAAGGGTATCTCCTTCTCCGTCTCTAATTCAATAGGTTTGGGAATCGCCTGACTCTTCGCCTTTTCCAGACCGAGGGCAATGATATTGGCTACAGCTTCTTTAATTGTTTCACTAAGGGAAATTGGTGCCGGCGTAGGAAATTTGAGATAGAGAATACCCAGTTTTTCTCGCCCCGAGGAGAGGGGGATGGCGACTGCCTCTGCTTCCTCGATCGTTCCCAAGGTGAGGTGGTGGCTATCAATTCGGATGGCACAGCCTTCCAAGAGAAGAATCTCTTTGAGAAGACTGAGGCATTTCCGGCAAAAATCGGTTAAAGGTGCGGGGTTAGCGCAAATGGTGGAGAGACTGCGGAGGAGAGCGACGCCTTTATTTTCCTCGCGTTCTAAGCGATAGAGATATTTTTCTAACTCTTCTCCCTCTTGGAATATCTCCAAGTTCTTAAAAATCGTTTTTGCTTCATTAAGATAGGGGAGACCGATATTTTTGGCGTAGTTCTCCACTAGAAATTTGCCGTATTCTAAATAGGCCTTTCCCAATTCGTATCGGATTCCTAAATTTCTAAATATCTCACAAGATTCCTGAAAATACTTTTTAGCGGTCTCTTTTTCTCCTAAAGCCCAATAGAGATTGCCCAGTGCCTTCCGCACATTCCCCTCTTCTTTTTTTATTCCGGTTTCTAGGGCTAAGGAGAGGGCTTTGGTTAGAAACTCCTGTGCCTCTTTTATCTCCTGGGAACGGAGTAGTAGTTCTCCCATTCGCCGATAAGTCTTCGCCAATTCATCCTTTTGGTTAATTTTCGTACAGATTTCCATTGCTTCCACATAGAGATTCATCGCCCGAAGGAAGTTGCCCATAAGAAAATTTGCCTCCCCTAAATTCCCTAATGCTTCCGCCTTTCGGGGTAGGGAACCAATCTTTTCGGAATATGAGATGGCAGTTTCAAAAAGGGTAATTGCTTTATCCAACTTTCCCCTTTTTAGATAAATCTCCCCAATATTGTTATAACAGAGGGCAATGCCGGCACAGTCCTTAATTTTTTCTTTTTCTACCAATGCCCGATAGAAACACTCCGTTGCCGATTCCCACTCTCCCATATCTTCGTAAATTACTCCCATATTTAACCGGGAGACTGCAACCGCAGCACTTTCGCCCCTTGCTTCTTTGATTGCTAAACTCTTTTTTTGATATTCTAATGCCTCTGCCAACTCCCCCTTGTACCAGTGAACTAAAGACAAATTATTGTAAGCAATTGCTAAGCCCAGTTCATCATTTTGGGCTTGGTAAAGAAGGAGGGCTTCCTTGTGGCAGGTAAGTGCCTTTTCAAAATCGCCATTGGCTTGATGGATAAGACCGAGAATTTGGTAGGCGGTGGCTTTGATTGATTTATTATTTTCCATTTCCCCAACTTTTAATGCTTTTTGAGCAAAAGAGAGTGCCTCTCCCATATTACCTTCTATCCGGAGGATATTGGCATAAAAGTTTAATGCCTCCCCAAACGATTTTCTCTCTTTCCCCCTTTTAGCTAACGCGATGGCTTGAGTTGCGAAATACTTTGCCAGTTTTAAGTCGCTCCGGAGGTGTCTCTTGCTGATTTCAATTAAGATTTCTACCTTTTTGGGTAAAGAGGTTTCCTTTTTTAATTTTTCTTCCAAATTGACCAGGTCACCGTCCTTCATCTTGATTAAAATATAAATAAAAATAGAAATTTGTCAAGGAAACCTCTTTTTCTTATCGGGTTTTTAATTAACCTTTTGGTTAAATTGAACGAGCGATTACTCTATAGGATGTTAGATTGCCCATCTGTAAAGTCCATTAGATGGTAGAAACAGGCTTTGCCTTACTTCACAACGATTAACTTTCTTTCTTCCTTAGATTTTAATGTTTCAAAGTGCAAGAGATAGATTCCCGCTGGTAATTTTTGGATCGTGAATTGACCCGCATCACTTTCCTGGGAAGAGATGAGTTCCCCTAAGATGTTGTAGATTTTCATAATTACTTTTTCTTTTTTGGGAAGTTTATAAGAGACGTTAGTTAAGCCTTTTGTGGGATTTGGTTTAATATCAAAGGTGGGGTGATTGAATACTTCGCCATTCACTGCTGGTTTAAGAATCTCAGAGGATTTCTTCCCACCGTAGAACCAAAACTCATTGGTATTATTGCCGATAATGCAGTAGATGCCCTGGGAAGTTGATGTCAAGGAACGGCCACATTTTATTCCCTTTTGTGTTTGTCCGTTTCCGACTTCGCCGAGGTATTGCCAGGAGTTTCTCAGAGGAGAGTAGGTCCAGAACTCTTTTGAATTACCGCCTTTCACCGCGTAGAAAGCACCATTCCAATATTCTAAGCAACCTCCCTCTTTAACCTTCCTCTTTCTCCGACTATTGGGGGCGTTGAGGGGTAAATCTTGTTTTCTCGTCCAGGAATGGTTTATCAGGTCAAAGCAATAAAACTCATTAGTTTTACCCCCAGCGCGCAGGAAGTAAATTTTTTTATCACCATCCCAGGCAAGGGCACTTCCCACTTTTGCCTTTCCTGGTAAAAACGGGGTAATCGCTTCCCAATTCCGGCTGGAAATTTTGTATCTCTTCCATTCGTCGGTTCGGGAGCCGCTTCCCGCATAAATATAATCTTCACCGTCAATCTCTACAAAGGTCCCAAATCCTCCTTTTACTCCTTTCATAAATCCCGGAGATGGCAGTAATTCCCAACGGTTATGGATTGGATCATAGAGGTAAAATTCTTGAGTCCCACTACCCTTAAAGATATAGACTTCGCCTTCCACACCCTTATCGTTGCGGTCAGTATCAAAGATGTAGGCGCCTTTTTTTACTTTCTTATTATCTGGGCCAATCGGCACCGAGGGGAGAGAAATCCATGAGTTGCGATTGGCGGAATATTTGAGAAAATCAAGGGTATTATTACCGGGGATCAAGAAGACCAGGGAATCCCCGCGTGCCGCAATCCCACCTCCACCTTTAATTGGTTTGGTAGGGTTGGGTGATGCTCTTGGTTCCCAGCCGGAGGGGCTTTCTTCAATTCTTTCTATCAAGGCTCTGATCAACCAATCGCCGTAGTATAGATTACGTTTCCAAACTCCCTCAAAGTACTCCCAATTTTCTCCGGAAAGAGGCGAATTTCTATCAACTCCTAATGCCGGGGAATTGGGATAAGTGTCGGTTTGGATGTAGGCAACATAGAATGACCCATCATCAATACGAAGAGGTGGATAAAGGTTGATGGTGTTGAAAGTTCCAGCGCTGACAGTTGTGGTGTCAGAATAGTAGAGGATAGTGCCGGGCGAATTATTAGGTCCGTCGTCATCCAAAATCCAAGCTACCATTCTTCCTCCAACCGAAAAATAGAATTTTAGTGCTAACAATTGGCAAGGGTAGTAAGGGGGCGTAAATTTATTCGCCCAGCCATTTCCGGGGAAATACCAAGTGAAACTAAGTTCGGGATCGTTATCGTCGTATCTTAATTCGGCAAATAAGGAACAAACTTGGGTTTCTCTTATCTTCCCGTCATTATTTGGTCGCATATCTGAAGGAAGGAGAGAGCGCACAACGATATGATAGACGCCATCGGTATTTGGTGTCCAGTTTGGTGAGAAATAGACCGGAAGTGTCTCATTCACACCAATTGAACCAACCGATTGGGACCAGTTAGCAACCGCTACTCCGGCTTCAGTATAAACTGTGCAAGCAACGGTAACTGTTGGTTCATCAACTGTTCCGCTGTTCGTAATAATTCCCGAGAGTTGGGCATTACCAGGGTTGGGCAAAAAGAACCCTTGGCTATTACCGACCGATAAAACTTCAATATCGTGAACATCGACCTCTTCGTATTTAACAATCGCTCGATTGAAGAAATTGTAAGGGGAGAAGTTCCAAGGTCCATTGGAACTAAAACTATAGGCATTTCGTGTGTGATCACCCGGCTCGTCAGCCAGGGGATGGAGCGTATCGGTTGGATATATTTGCACATACTTATAGCCGACCCAAAATTCTTCCGGCGTAAGGGAAATGGTTTCATTCGGAAAAATTTCGTAGACGAACCAATTGCTTGTTAATCCTGCTGGTAAACTATCTCGGAAATAGTCAATGAATAATCTCTCTCCTGGATAATGCTTCCAATCAATAAGGGTGTCTCTGCAGATGAGAAGGGAGCATCCCGCGACTACTGGATTAGAGGGATTGCTTGATAATCCTCTTCTTTTAGCAAAAATCAGGGCAAGAAGGGTGCAGGGTTGGGCAGGAGAAAGGCGCGAGAGGAAAAAGATATTTGGTGGACCAAGATATCGCTCCGGTGTGCCGTCATCGTTTTTTAAAGTATCAATGGGCCATCCCTTCTCTGATGCTTGGTAATTGGTGCTCTGAAATACCATAGGGACTGAGAGAATGTTTGAATTTGGGAAGAAGTATGAGGAAAGAGGTTGCACGAGAGGAATTTCACCTCGGGCGAAAAATATAAGGAAAGGAAGAAATAAAAGTTTTTTTCTATTCATACCCTCTCCTTACTAAAACCTTCTTTTACTTTTCATTATAGAGGGATTTTGCTATTTGTCAACAAAATTTTCTGTCTACTTTTACAAATTCTTGTGTCATTCTAAAACCTCTCCACCAATTCATCCCACAAAAGTTATACCGGCTTCATTTCTAACCTGCAAAGTAAGCCAGAATAAAAAGAACCGCCGCCGCTACTCCGAGGAGAGAGACAATAGTCCAGAAAAAATCTTCAAAAATCGCACTTAAAAAGATACTAATAAAATCTCTCATTTTACCCTCCTAACATTTTCATACACAATATAATATCATCAAATTTTATGCCAATAAATCCATTTTTAAGTATATAAAAATCAATAACTTATTTTTAGGGTTTATATTTTGGGACACAGTATGTCACAAAATATAAGGTATTAGAAATTATCTTTTTGAAAATCAATAATTTATTTGTGACAAGTAATGTCACATTATGAATTTTTGGACAAAGGCTACGATGAATGTAATTAGGTTTGTAACCTTTTATCTAATTTTGCTCTAAAATAGAGTCATAAATTTTACTCTTTGCAAAAATAAAAGGGCGGGAGAAAATCTCCCGCCCTTCTCCTTTTAGGTCTTGGGCTACGGCAAGATGACCATTTTTCTTTCTACCGTACAGCCCTTTGTTTCCAGACGAATCAGGTAGATACCAGCAGGTAGTTTGTTCAATGTAAACGAGTTTTTCTCACTCTTTGCCGAATAGACGAGTTCGCCTAAGGCGTTATAGACTTTCAGGGTTGCTATCTCTTTTTCTGGTAGGTTATAAGAGATAGTAGTTAAACCTTTGGTTGGGTTTGGTTTAATATCAAGGGTGAAGGTATTGGTTGGCTTGCCGCTGATTGCTGGTTTCAGAATGTCAAAGGATTTGCCCGTGCCGTAGAACCAGAATTCATTAGTATTATTACCGATGATACAGTAAATACCTTGGGAAGTGGAGGTTAAGGAGCGACCGCACTTAATACCTTTTTGCGGTTGACCGTTTCCGACTTCACCGAGGTATTGCCAGGAGTCGCCATCTGGGAAGTAAGCCCAGAACTGTTTCGTATTGCCACCTTTTACCGCGTAGATTAAACCACCAAAGTATTCAATACAGCCACCTTCTTTCACCTTCTTTTTCTTAGTTGTCCCGGGCACTTGGAGTGGTAATTCATTCTTTGTGCTCCAAGAGGAGTTCGTCAGGTCAAAGTAGTAGAAATCATTGGTTTTGCCGCCACCGTGCAGGAAGTAAATCTTTGTGCCACCATCCCAGGCAAGACCGCTTCCGACTTTTGCCTTCTCTACTGGTAGAGGCGGGTTGATTGCTTCCCAAGTTTTGGTAGAGATTTTGAATCGCTTCCATTCGTTAGTGTTAGAACCGCTTCCGACATAGATGTAGTCTTCACCATCCTTTTCCACGAAGGTGGCAAAACCGCCCTTCACGCCCTTTGTGAAATCAGGTCCCGGTAAAGAATCCCAGCCTTTGGTTAGTGGGTCGTAGACATAGAATTCCTGTGTTCCACCACCCTTTAAGACATAGACCTCACCTTCTACACCTTTATCGTTTCTATCGGAGTCAACGATGTAGGCGCCTTTCTTCACCTTCTTATTCTTTGGACCAACTGGAACATCCGGGAGTTTTGTCCAGGAGTTAGAGTTGGTTGAGTATTTATGGAAATCAAGGGTATTATTACCGGGGATTAAGAAGATAAGGGAGTCGCCCCTGGCGGTAATACCGCCACCACCTTTAACCGCTTTGGTTGGGGTTGGAGAAGGTAGTTGTGTCCAGCCACCTGGCGGTGGTCCACCGATTTTTTCCACTACCGCTCTAATCATCCAATCACCAGGGGATGGGTCTAATTCCCACGTATCATATTCTGCCAAATAAGTCCATTTCTGACCGGCAAAAGGTCCATCCTCATCAACTGCCAGACCAGGACAATTGGGATAGGAATCGGCTTGGATGTAGGCAACATAGAATGAACCACTATTGACGGTATATGGGGTTGGGAGGTTTATTGTGTTGTAGGTGCCGCGGTTAATAGTCACCGGACCAGAATTATAGATTTCGGTTCCGGGTGAACCATCAGGACCATCGTCATCAAAGACCTTAGCGATGATTCTATTGCCACCGGGATTTGGCCAATCAGATGACCAGAGGTAATATTTTAATGCGGTCAGTTTGCAGGGATAATATGGTGGGGTGAACTTATTCGCCCAGCCATTATTTGGAAAATACCAAGCCCAGGCATTATCTGCTTCATTGTCATCATATCTCAATTCCGCAGGTGAAGAGCAGACTTGGGCTTCTCTCATTGCCCGGTCATTTTGTGGTCGGTCATCGCCGGCTAAGAGGGAACGAACAACAATCCGATAGACGCCATCGGTATTTGGTGTCCAGTTTGGTGAGAAATAGACCGGAAGTGTCTCATTCACACCGATTGGACCAACCGATTGGGACCAGTTAGCAACCGCTACTCCGGCTTCGGTATAAACTGTGCAGGCAACAGTAACTGTTGGCTCACTAACTGTTCCGCTATTCGTAATAATTCCCGAGAGTTGGGCATTACCAGGGTTGGGTAAGAAGAACCCTTGGCTATTACCGACCGAGAGGACTTCAATATCGTGGACATCAACTTCTTCGTATTTGACAATCGCCCGGTTGAGCCAGTCTAAGGCATAGAAATACCAAGGACCGTTAGAAGTCGGACCATAGGCATTACGAGTTGCATCCCCTGGGTCATCCGCGAGAGGGAATAAGGTATCGCTTTGATTGGTTGTGAGTCTCACATAGCGATAGCCAACCCAAAAGTCTTCAGCACTGAAACGGAAGGTATCGTATGGAAAGATGTTATAGATAAACCAAGCCGCATACCAGCCATGAGGTAGACTATCTTTGCCATAGCCGACAATTAATCTCCGACCCGGGGTATGTTGACCACTAATCATTGTATCTTTACAGATAACTAAGGAGCAACCAGCAACGATTGGGAAATTGGTATCTCTGGTCTGCCAATTCCTCTGTTTAGCAAACATCAGAGAGAGAAGGGTGCAAGGGGCAACTGGGGAAAGCCGGGAGGCAAAGAAGAGGCTTGGTGGAGATAAATACCACTCCGGATCGCCATCATCGTTTTTCAAGGTATCAATCGGCCAACCTTTAATCGGCTCACCAGGATTGACGACCTTTAGTTCCATCGGAACTACGACTTTTTTCATCTCCAGGTTAGGAGCGGAAGACGTCGGTTGGTTTAAGGAGATTTTTCCGGTAGCGAAGAGAAGACTGACCATCCCAAGGATGGCTAAGGTTTTGATTAACCTACTCATTGTATATCCTCCTGTTTTTTGGTATCCGGCACCAAGATACCTTTTCTTACCATTGGTCGGTGCCACCAGGAAGTTTCTCTTTTACCTAATTCGGTCCTTCCCAAACCGAATTTAGGATTTTTATCCGCCACCAGTCCAACTATCTATTATAAAGATTTTTTTTTCTTTTGTCAATCACTATTTAT
This sequence is a window from candidate division WOR-3 bacterium. Protein-coding genes within it:
- a CDS encoding sigma 54-interacting transcriptional regulator, giving the protein MKDGDLVNLEEKLKKETSLPKKVEILIEISKRHLRSDLKLAKYFATQAIALAKRGKERKSFGEALNFYANILRIEGNMGEALSFAQKALKVGEMENNKSIKATAYQILGLIHQANGDFEKALTCHKEALLLYQAQNDELGLAIAYNNLSLVHWYKGELAEALEYQKKSLAIKEARGESAAVAVSRLNMGVIYEDMGEWESATECFYRALVEKEKIKDCAGIALCYNNIGEIYLKRGKLDKAITLFETAISYSEKIGSLPRKAEALGNLGEANFLMGNFLRAMNLYVEAMEICTKINQKDELAKTYRRMGELLLRSQEIKEAQEFLTKALSLALETGIKKEEGNVRKALGNLYWALGEKETAKKYFQESCEIFRNLGIRYELGKAYLEYGKFLVENYAKNIGLPYLNEAKTIFKNLEIFQEGEELEKYLYRLEREENKGVALLRSLSTICANPAPLTDFCRKCLSLLKEILLLEGCAIRIDSHHLTLGTIEEAEAVAIPLSSGREKLGILYLKFPTPAPISLSETIKEAVANIIALGLEKAKSQAIPKPIELETEKEIPFEGIIGKTAKMREVFAIIKKVAPTKVSILIQGESGTGKELIARCIHNLSFGPDKPFVAINCAAIPETLLESELFGVEKGTATGVTEKKGKFELASGGTIFLDEIGDMTLSLQAKILRVLQEKKFEKVGGRKTIETDVRIIAATNQDLEKNVKEGKFREDLLYRLNVVSLSLPPLRERKEDIPLLVDYFIKKYNNEFQKSCQGVTEEVMDKFFRYHWPGNIRELENVLERAIILAQGEVITNSDLPPHLQFLPQEDKRPELKAIKTKVKKEIGESEREIILNTLQTNQWDITKSAQKLGISRRHLYRLMAKYGLKRPP
- a CDS encoding DUF1614 domain-containing protein, whose product is MFFFPLSFLLFFAFLLLLPFLFLLFQLGIINLAFAKLGLPSEVGFLFFFFSLIGSAINLPLVRKEIEVEEEISFSEIFYLFYRLPKKVFRERIIAVNLGGCILPLLLSLYLLTRASFSAVVICTILMTLIAKFLSRPVRGLGIVMPAFIPPIFSAILALIFSRSNPAPVAYISGVFGVLIGADLLNLHKLEEVGAGMLSIGGAGVFDGIYLVGIIAVLIA
- a CDS encoding T9SS type A sorting domain-containing protein, which codes for MVFQSTNYQASEKGWPIDTLKNDDGTPERYLGPPNIFFLSRLSPAQPCTLLALIFAKRRGLSSNPSNPVVAGCSLLICRDTLIDWKHYPGERLFIDYFRDSLPAGLTSNWFVYEIFPNETISLTPEEFWVGYKYVQIYPTDTLHPLADEPGDHTRNAYSFSSNGPWNFSPYNFFNRAIVKYEEVDVHDIEVLSVGNSQGFFLPNPGNAQLSGIITNSGTVDEPTVTVACTVYTEAGVAVANWSQSVGSIGVNETLPVYFSPNWTPNTDGVYHIVVRSLLPSDMRPNNDGKIRETQVCSLFAELRYDDNDPELSFTWYFPGNGWANKFTPPYYPCQLLALKFYFSVGGRMVAWILDDDGPNNSPGTILYYSDTTTVSAGTFNTINLYPPLRIDDGSFYVAYIQTDTYPNSPALGVDRNSPLSGENWEYFEGVWKRNLYYGDWLIRALIERIEESPSGWEPRASPNPTKPIKGGGGIAARGDSLVFLIPGNNTLDFLKYSANRNSWISLPSVPIGPDNKKVKKGAYIFDTDRNDKGVEGEVYIFKGSGTQEFYLYDPIHNRWELLPSPGFMKGVKGGFGTFVEIDGEDYIYAGSGSRTDEWKRYKISSRNWEAITPFLPGKAKVGSALAWDGDKKIYFLRAGGKTNEFYCFDLINHSWTRKQDLPLNAPNSRRKRKVKEGGCLEYWNGAFYAVKGGNSKEFWTYSPLRNSWQYLGEVGNGQTQKGIKCGRSLTSTSQGIYCIIGNNTNEFWFYGGKKSSEILKPAVNGEVFNHPTFDIKPNPTKGLTNVSYKLPKKEKVIMKIYNILGELISSQESDAGQFTIQKLPAGIYLLHFETLKSKEERKLIVVK
- a CDS encoding DNA recombination protein RmuC, translated to MIYIILLILLGVIIFLILYLLLKKESGIKSSEFLQLLQEQISSLRQEMSQNFATFLNSLQQTTGQVNTRLDNAAAVIRDVSKSLGILQEGTRQVLEIGKEISRLQEILRAPKARGVLGELFLEELLTQLYFPADAYRMQYGFKSGEKCDAVLILGGKLLPIDAKFPLEGFKRILDTEEKDERKKRRREFSQQVKRHIDDIARKYIRPEEGTFDFALMYIPAENVYYEMIIKEEGEESLSSYALNKKVIPVSPNSFYAYLQAILFGLRGLAIEKRAEEILSSINNLSLEFSRFREDFETLGKHIANAFNKYQEVDKKISRLEERFSQTKTIGREEKISLPPSN
- a CDS encoding YfhO family protein; this translates as MKLLKRLLPGIVLILLLFIYFWPIIIGKSYFWEDVIEHYYPYHFFLFKNLRRFTIPLWNPYIFSGMPFLGDVQSQIFYPINWLLAFFSSPGSVFWLLEMKIIFHLLLAGIFFYLFLRELNLSYFSSFFGGVVFTFSGFLITHLIHVTMVNAYIWLPPLFLFLFRWVKRKFLRDLLFAGVVFGLANLASHPQITLHILYTIIFFFIFWLFFWEREKISLRLKKGFIALFLIFGIGFGLAAIQYLPGYEHSKSTLREEMTFEESAEVSLPPSFPLLLLIPKFFGSITGRGTDSVPFWGKEVGYYYWETACYLGVIPLLFALFGIIFWQKKEKRFFIILALLTLLAGLGKYTPFYKFIFRFLPGFDRFRIPARFVGLFTFSMATLAGLGMESFSQADWERVANFWKFLLAFLCLILFFWFLFLLGAFRGLSQFLKVPVVERNINKQFGIFFVFLLIGIVLFLGKKFFGKRKGKDFLFLRAGLSILAIFFTFLDLYFFGKDFNLGPYSSEDYYPQNQNVRFLKNEREREIFRVNARKGRYMILKRNEGMIHGLELLEGYTPLGLADYATFDVPLTKKCDLLNAKYKIRVDELKRKMELVSNPTYLPRFCFFYQYLVEPNRKRILEILSDDNFDHNHILILEKEPSLFNSGREVKFPDSVRNWIKVLRMENDRMELKVYTEEPGLFFLSEVYYPNWRVKVDGQEREIYRADYCLRAVPLDKGEHHLLFYYDTKTLKFGAGLSFLTLIFTLALLFWEKRRRG